In Streptomyces sp. NBC_00448, the following are encoded in one genomic region:
- a CDS encoding SIS domain-containing protein — protein sequence MFDESLLEDPDALARADVHGLLRGVAAAGARVRTALRLAEEAGLAELRPDGRPRALLIAGSGPEAAAVADLFAALGSGAAPVQLLTPTGPTPAQARWTLPGWTGPLDLLLLLSEHGTEQGLTDLVEQAYRRGCTAAAVTPARAPLADAVGQVHGIALPFAGPGGGFDSADDVAPATTDTGAFWALLTPVLALIGRIGLISASTSALQAVADRLDAIAARCGPAVATYSNPAKTLAAELDGSLPLLWSQGPVAAAGARRFATVLATRAGRPALAAELPAALTAHGPLQAGAHTLAGDPDDFFRDRVEDTQELRLRIVLFQEAPDQPGSAAPAAREQAYAHDTPLSEITAPGGGPLDTAAELLALTDFAAAYLAVASTERP from the coding sequence TTGTTCGACGAGTCGCTGTTGGAGGACCCCGACGCGCTCGCCCGCGCCGACGTCCACGGACTGCTGCGCGGCGTCGCCGCGGCCGGCGCACGGGTGCGCACCGCCCTGCGCCTCGCCGAGGAAGCGGGCTTGGCCGAACTGCGGCCCGACGGCCGTCCGCGGGCGCTGCTCATCGCGGGCAGCGGTCCCGAGGCCGCCGCCGTCGCCGACCTGTTCGCCGCGCTCGGCTCCGGTGCGGCCCCGGTCCAGTTGCTCACCCCGACCGGCCCCACGCCGGCGCAGGCCCGCTGGACCCTGCCCGGCTGGACCGGCCCCCTCGACCTGCTGCTCCTGCTCAGCGAGCACGGCACCGAGCAGGGCCTCACCGACCTCGTCGAGCAGGCGTACCGCCGCGGCTGCACCGCCGCCGCCGTCACCCCGGCCAGAGCCCCGCTGGCCGACGCCGTCGGACAGGTCCACGGCATCGCGCTGCCCTTCGCCGGTCCGGGCGGCGGCTTCGACTCCGCCGACGACGTCGCCCCGGCGACGACCGACACCGGCGCGTTCTGGGCACTGCTCACCCCGGTGCTGGCCCTCATCGGCCGGATCGGCCTGATCAGCGCATCCACCAGCGCCCTCCAGGCCGTCGCCGACCGGCTCGACGCGATCGCCGCCCGCTGCGGCCCGGCCGTCGCGACCTACAGCAACCCGGCCAAGACCCTCGCCGCCGAACTCGACGGCTCCCTGCCCCTGTTGTGGAGCCAGGGCCCGGTCGCCGCCGCCGGTGCGCGCCGCTTCGCGACCGTCCTCGCCACCCGCGCCGGTCGGCCCGCACTCGCCGCCGAACTGCCTGCCGCCCTCACCGCTCACGGCCCCCTGCAGGCCGGCGCCCACACCCTGGCCGGCGACCCCGACGACTTCTTCCGCGACCGGGTCGAGGACACCCAGGAACTGCGACTGCGCATCGTCCTGTTCCAGGAGGCCCCCGACCAGCCCGGCTCCGCGGCACCCGCCGCCCGCGAGCAGGCATACGCCCACGACACCCCGCTCAGCGAGATCACCGCTCCCGGCGGTGGCCCGCTCGACACCGCCGCAGAACTCCTCGCCCTCACCGACTTCGCCGCCGCGTACCTGGCTGTCGCCTCGACCGAGAGACCATGA
- a CDS encoding Trm112 family protein: MPLVEPSLLEILACPACHAPLREDDAAAELLCTSDTCGLAYPVRDDIPVLLVDEARRPA; this comes from the coding sequence ATGCCGCTCGTCGAACCCAGCCTCCTGGAGATCCTTGCCTGCCCGGCCTGCCACGCGCCCCTGCGCGAGGACGACGCCGCGGCCGAACTCCTGTGCACCTCCGACACCTGTGGCCTGGCCTACCCCGTGCGCGACGACATCCCCGTGCTCCTCGTCGACGAGGCCCGCCGCCCCGCCTGA
- the manA gene encoding mannose-6-phosphate isomerase, class I, giving the protein MNRLTNTIRPYAWGSTTAIPELLGTAPTGEPQAELWMGAHPGAPSRIDRGQGPVALDAVIDADPTAELGEAAVKRFGPRLPFLFKVLAAGAPLSLQVHPDLAQAAAGYAEEEARGIPLDAPQRNYKDANHKPEMIVALSPFDGLCGFRRPAEGADLIDALGVPTLTPYVDILRAHPEDRALREVLAAVLGADPAAMAETVRAATEAAARLATTPGTSHAAAYAAYAKAAHSFPGDRGIIAAMLLNHVRLQPGEALYLGAGVPHAYLDGLGVEIMANSDNVLRCGLTPKHIDVPELLRIVRFEAGDPGVLRPEAAPDGEELYPAPIDEFRLSRYLLAPGADPRTLPAGTPQILLCTSGEIRLRTVDASHASSSPAATLTLSQGESAYVPAGERTELTGQGTVFRATVTA; this is encoded by the coding sequence ATGAACCGCCTCACCAACACCATCCGCCCCTACGCCTGGGGCTCCACCACCGCCATCCCCGAACTCCTCGGCACCGCGCCCACCGGCGAGCCCCAAGCCGAACTGTGGATGGGCGCCCACCCCGGAGCCCCCTCCCGCATCGACCGCGGCCAGGGCCCCGTCGCCCTCGACGCCGTCATCGACGCGGACCCCACCGCGGAACTCGGCGAAGCAGCCGTCAAGCGCTTCGGCCCCCGCCTGCCCTTCCTGTTCAAGGTCCTCGCCGCCGGCGCGCCCCTCTCCCTCCAGGTCCACCCCGACCTCGCCCAGGCCGCGGCCGGTTACGCCGAGGAGGAGGCCCGCGGGATTCCCCTGGACGCCCCGCAGCGCAACTACAAGGACGCCAACCACAAGCCCGAGATGATCGTCGCGCTGTCGCCCTTCGACGGCCTGTGCGGCTTCCGCCGGCCCGCGGAGGGCGCCGACCTCATCGACGCCCTGGGTGTCCCCACCCTCACGCCCTACGTCGACATCCTGCGCGCCCACCCCGAGGACCGCGCCCTGCGCGAGGTCCTCGCGGCCGTCCTCGGCGCGGACCCCGCCGCCATGGCCGAGACCGTACGCGCCGCCACCGAGGCCGCCGCCCGCCTGGCAACGACCCCCGGCACCTCCCACGCCGCCGCCTACGCCGCCTACGCCAAGGCCGCCCACAGCTTCCCAGGCGACCGCGGCATCATCGCCGCGATGCTGCTCAACCACGTACGCCTCCAGCCCGGCGAAGCCCTCTACCTCGGTGCCGGCGTTCCGCACGCCTACCTCGACGGGCTCGGCGTCGAGATCATGGCCAACTCCGACAACGTCCTGCGCTGCGGCCTCACCCCCAAGCACATCGACGTACCCGAACTCCTGCGCATCGTCCGCTTCGAGGCCGGCGACCCGGGCGTGCTCCGTCCTGAGGCCGCGCCCGACGGCGAGGAGCTCTACCCGGCCCCCATCGACGAGTTCCGCCTCTCCCGCTACCTGCTCGCCCCCGGCGCCGACCCCCGCACACTGCCCGCCGGCACCCCGCAGATCCTGCTGTGCACCAGCGGCGAGATCCGCCTGCGCACCGTCGACGCCTCCCACGCCTCCTCCTCTCCTGCCGCCACCCTCACCCTCTCCCAGGGCGAATCCGCCTACGTCCCAGCCGGCGAACGCACCGAACTCACCGGCCAGGGAACCGTCTTCCGGGCGACCGTGACCGCGTAG